The Streptomyces sp. TLI_105 DNA segment GCTGCTCGACTCGCTGTCCGCGACGCCGGGGCGGCGGGCGGTCGTCGTCGGCGCCGGGTACATCGGGGTGGAGATGGCGGAGGCCCTGCTGAACCGGGGCTACGAGGTGACGGTGCTGACCCGGGGCGAGCAGCCGATGGCCACCCTCGACCCGGACATGGGGCGGCTCGTGCACCGGGCGATGGACGGTCTGGGAATCAGGACGGTCGTCTCCGCGCCGGTGACGAAGATCCTGACGGGAGCGGACGGCCGGGTGCGGGCGGTGGCGACGGAAGCGAACGAGTACCCGGCGGACGTGGTGGTGCTCGGCACGGGCGTGGAGCCGGAGACCTCGCTCGCCCGGGCGGCGGGGCTGCCCCTCGGGGTGTACGGCGGGCTGCTCACCGATCTGTCGATGCGGGTGCGGGGGCAGGGGAACATCTGGGCCGGCGGCGACTGCGTGGAGGTCCTGGACCTGGTCTCGGGCCGAGAGCGGCACGTGCCGCTGGGCACGCACGCGAACAAGCACGGTCAGGTGATCGGGGCGAACGTGGGCGGCGGTTACGCGACCTTCCCGGGTGTCGTGGGCACGGCGGTGTCGAAGGTGTGCGACCTGGAGATCGCGCGGACGGGCCTGCGGGAGAAGGACGCCCGGGAGGTGGGGCTGCGGTTCGTGACGGTGACGGTCGAGTCGACGAGCCGGGCGGGCTACTACCCGGGGGCCGCGCCGATGACGGTGAAGATGCTGGCCGAGCGGCGCACGGGCCGGCTGCTCGGGGTGCAGATCGTGGGCCGGGAGGGCGCGGCGAAGCGGGTGGACATCGCGGCGGTGGCGCTCACCGCGGGGATGACGGTGGAGGGGATGACGGCCCTGGACCTGGGGTACGCGCCGCCGTTCTCGCCGGTGTGGGACCCGGTGCTGATCGCGGCGCGGAAGGCGGCGGGGGCCGTTCGGGCGGCGGACTGACCCTAGCGGCGGACTCACGCGCGGTGACGGGTTGCGGCCGGTGGATCACCGTGCGTGACTCTTCGCATGATCAGACACAGCGTGCGTGCGCTCTGCGCCGCCTCCCTCGTCATCGCCCCCGTCGCCCTGGCCGCGGCCCCCGCCCACGCGCAGACGACGTGCACCGTCAACGGGGTCTCCGTCTCCCCCGACCCCATGGGCGTGGTGAACGGCACCGCCGGCCGCGACTACATCGTGTGCTCGGAGGTGGCCGCCGGCAACACGGTCAACGGCCTCGGCGGCGACGACTACAT contains these protein-coding regions:
- a CDS encoding FAD-dependent oxidoreductase — protein: MSERLVIIGGDAAGMSAASQARRFRSPDELEIVAFERGRFSSYSACGIPYWVGGDVATRGELIARSPEEHRARDIDLRTRTEVTEIDVPGQRVRSRDLEAGTEAWTGFDKLVIATGARPLRPPLPGIDAPGVHGVQTLDDGQALLDSLSATPGRRAVVVGAGYIGVEMAEALLNRGYEVTVLTRGEQPMATLDPDMGRLVHRAMDGLGIRTVVSAPVTKILTGADGRVRAVATEANEYPADVVVLGTGVEPETSLARAAGLPLGVYGGLLTDLSMRVRGQGNIWAGGDCVEVLDLVSGRERHVPLGTHANKHGQVIGANVGGGYATFPGVVGTAVSKVCDLEIARTGLREKDAREVGLRFVTVTVESTSRAGYYPGAAPMTVKMLAERRTGRLLGVQIVGREGAAKRVDIAAVALTAGMTVEGMTALDLGYAPPFSPVWDPVLIAARKAAGAVRAAD